The Chryseolinea soli genome contains a region encoding:
- the rsrA gene encoding mycothiol system anti-sigma-R factor, translating to MSNSDQSHMKQDCSNKRECLEMLQLILDGEATHEQKEEFLKHHLDECLPCYKNYHLEMKIKELLKSKCCGGQAPSDLVEQIKSKIGAA from the coding sequence ATGAGTAATTCCGATCAGAGTCATATGAAGCAAGACTGTTCGAACAAACGAGAGTGTCTGGAGATGTTACAACTCATCCTGGATGGCGAAGCCACCCACGAACAGAAAGAAGAATTTCTCAAGCATCACCTCGACGAATGCTTGCCCTGCTATAAAAACTATCACCTTGAAATGAAGATCAAGGAGTTGCTCAAATCAAAATGCTGTGGCGGCCAGGCGCCTTCCGACCTGGTGGAGCAAATCAAAAGTAAAATCGGCGCAGCATAA
- the nadD gene encoding nicotinate (nicotinamide) nucleotide adenylyltransferase, which yields MSATQKIGLFFGSFNPIHMGHLIIANLMAETSDLKKVWFVVSPQNPLKPAKGLLHEFDRYDMVRAAIFDNYKLEASDVEFHLPKPSYTIHTLVHLKEKHPDKEFRIILGEDNLESFTRWKNYQQILDYYGLYVYPRPHTQLSELRTHPNVTMIDAPTLDISATFIRNCIRKKQSVRYLVPDAVEEMIRVKGFYQD from the coding sequence ATGAGCGCCACCCAGAAGATTGGACTTTTCTTCGGCTCCTTCAACCCTATCCATATGGGTCACCTCATCATTGCTAACCTGATGGCAGAAACCAGCGACCTCAAAAAAGTATGGTTCGTGGTGTCACCCCAAAATCCGCTTAAACCCGCCAAGGGATTGCTCCACGAGTTCGACCGCTATGACATGGTGCGGGCTGCCATTTTCGACAACTATAAATTGGAAGCTTCCGACGTGGAGTTTCACTTGCCAAAACCCAGCTATACCATCCATACGCTGGTACACCTGAAAGAGAAGCATCCAGACAAAGAATTTCGTATCATCCTGGGCGAGGACAACCTGGAGAGCTTCACGCGATGGAAGAATTATCAACAAATCCTGGATTATTACGGTTTATACGTTTATCCGCGACCCCACACGCAACTTTCAGAACTCCGGACGCATCCTAACGTTACCATGATAGATGCCCCGACCCTCGACATTTCGGCAACTTTTATCCGGAACTGCATCAGAAAAAAACAATCTGTGCGTTACCTTGTTCCCGACGCGGTGGAGGAGATGATCAGGGTAAAGGGATTTTATCAAGACTAA
- a CDS encoding DUF4230 domain-containing protein, whose protein sequence is MFSNRKIILLIVLLITVAITAYVIVVVIPTRLAEKSYAGAKQIGHDIAAAFHVTPEVTVNNTVVLQQQTPILEVATLSQKFQHHYAWTNTMLGSTKKIDITGTFEAKAGFDLNKRFSITIDDTKAIVTLPHAQLLSLEPMPDVKFQDEHGLWNWVHQDDRSQAMNAFTRDARAYAEQGVFVSKAQTEMETKLRAILKGHGKDVEIHYVERARIEKL, encoded by the coding sequence ATGTTCTCCAACCGAAAGATCATATTGCTCATCGTGTTGCTGATCACGGTGGCTATTACCGCCTATGTTATCGTGGTGGTTATTCCCACTCGACTGGCCGAGAAAAGCTACGCCGGCGCAAAACAAATTGGCCACGACATTGCCGCCGCCTTTCACGTGACACCGGAAGTCACCGTGAACAACACCGTGGTGCTGCAACAACAAACTCCCATCCTGGAGGTGGCCACGCTTTCGCAGAAATTCCAACATCACTATGCCTGGACGAATACGATGCTGGGCAGCACCAAAAAAATCGACATCACTGGAACGTTCGAAGCCAAGGCTGGCTTCGATCTAAATAAAAGGTTCAGCATCACCATCGACGACACAAAAGCTATTGTCACCCTCCCCCACGCGCAACTGTTGTCGCTGGAGCCGATGCCAGACGTGAAGTTTCAAGACGAGCACGGCTTGTGGAACTGGGTGCACCAGGATGACCGCTCGCAGGCCATGAATGCCTTCACGCGCGACGCCCGCGCCTATGCCGAGCAAGGTGTCTTTGTGAGCAAAGCACAGACAGAAATGGAGACCAAGTTGCGGGCCATCTTGAAAGGACATGGCAAAGACGTGGA
- a CDS encoding RNA polymerase sigma factor, with protein sequence MLSPKEYKASTDAELIQHYKVSGALDILGELYNRYMSLTYGVCLKYLKDREESRDAVMQIFEKLVNSLKEHDVAHFKSWLYVTARNHCLMQLRARKGKNFEEISPFLMEDSPALHLEEEPDLEANLSQLEKCIGTLAAEQKRCVELFYLQQKCYKDIGDLTGYDANKVKSYIQNGKRNLKLCMEQHG encoded by the coding sequence ATGCTTTCTCCCAAAGAATATAAGGCGTCGACCGACGCCGAGCTGATCCAACACTATAAGGTGTCGGGCGCGCTGGATATTTTGGGGGAATTGTATAACCGCTACATGTCGCTCACCTACGGAGTGTGTCTGAAGTACCTGAAAGACAGGGAGGAAAGCCGCGATGCGGTGATGCAGATATTCGAAAAGCTGGTAAACAGTTTAAAGGAACACGACGTTGCTCATTTTAAGAGCTGGCTCTATGTGACGGCCCGAAACCACTGCCTGATGCAGCTCAGGGCCCGAAAAGGCAAGAATTTCGAAGAAATTTCGCCTTTTCTTATGGAAGACAGCCCCGCTTTGCATCTGGAAGAGGAACCGGACCTGGAGGCCAACCTTTCGCAACTGGAAAAGTGCATCGGCACGCTGGCCGCTGAACAGAAACGGTGTGTGGAGTTGTTTTATCTTCAGCAAAAGTGTTATAAAGACATCGGCGACCTGACCGGTTACGATGCAAACAAAGTGAAGAGTTATATTCAAAACGGAAAACGCAACCTGAAGCTCTGCATGGAGCAACATGGCTGA
- a CDS encoding glycosyltransferase family 2 protein, translating to MVNISAVIITFNEEKRIGRCIDSVRKVADEVVVVDSFSQDRTREICLAKGVTFVEHPFTGFTAQKKFSVTQAAHHYILALDADEYLSPELEQSILQIKSNWTADAYDFNRLNSYAGKWIKSSGWYPDRKIRLWDRRKGNWAGGKVHETVTMQSGAKKATLKGDLLHEAYQNASQLIRKMQLQYADLYAEEHAFRKTVTPFKIFYKTVAAFFKSYVLNGGIFDGYEGLLISGSNANGVFYKYAKLLERNRSLKLSLIITTNETAALQKIFQSLKTQTVLPDEVVTQKLTGEQRDVVKAYQESLAISFVQSDDDNMLSGATEEYVLWIEGPADLSEETIALHKQYARKDKALVDGRSKKGTMISFWRDEAGAGAPDTAKPWIEHLKQRSVSFYELKKGVWGYGVNRTSAPDIN from the coding sequence ATGGTCAACATCAGCGCGGTCATCATCACGTTCAACGAAGAAAAAAGGATCGGCCGTTGCATCGACTCCGTGCGCAAAGTGGCCGACGAAGTGGTGGTCGTCGATTCATTCTCCCAAGACCGCACACGTGAAATATGCCTGGCGAAAGGCGTCACGTTCGTCGAACATCCCTTCACGGGGTTTACGGCACAAAAGAAATTCTCCGTCACGCAAGCTGCCCACCATTATATTTTGGCGCTGGATGCGGATGAATACCTGTCGCCGGAACTGGAACAGTCCATCCTCCAGATAAAATCAAACTGGACAGCCGATGCCTACGACTTCAACCGGCTGAATAGTTATGCCGGCAAATGGATAAAGTCCAGCGGTTGGTATCCCGACCGCAAGATCCGGTTGTGGGACAGGCGCAAGGGCAATTGGGCCGGTGGCAAAGTCCACGAAACGGTGACGATGCAGTCCGGTGCAAAAAAGGCGACGCTAAAAGGAGACCTGTTGCACGAGGCGTATCAAAATGCTTCACAGTTGATCCGCAAAATGCAACTGCAGTATGCCGACCTCTATGCCGAAGAACACGCCTTTCGCAAAACCGTCACGCCCTTCAAGATCTTCTATAAAACCGTGGCAGCATTCTTCAAAAGCTATGTCTTGAACGGCGGTATTTTTGATGGATACGAAGGCCTGCTCATCTCGGGTTCAAATGCCAACGGCGTATTCTATAAATATGCCAAGCTGCTCGAGCGCAACCGCTCACTTAAATTGTCACTCATCATCACCACCAACGAAACCGCGGCACTTCAGAAAATTTTTCAAAGCCTCAAAACCCAAACCGTTTTGCCCGACGAAGTGGTCACTCAGAAATTGACCGGAGAACAGCGCGACGTCGTGAAGGCGTATCAGGAAAGTTTGGCGATCTCGTTTGTGCAATCTGATGATGATAACATGCTGAGCGGGGCCACGGAAGAATACGTTTTATGGATCGAAGGGCCGGCAGATCTTTCCGAAGAAACCATCGCCCTGCACAAACAATACGCCCGGAAAGACAAAGCCCTCGTCGACGGCCGTTCAAAAAAAGGAACGATGATCTCTTTTTGGCGGGACGAAGCAGGCGCCGGAGCTCCGGACACAGCAAAGCCTTGGATCGAACATTTGAAACAGCGTTCTGTTTCCTTTTATGAATTGAAAAAAGGTGTGTGGGGCTACGGCGTCAACCGTACTTCTGCACCGGATATAAACTGA
- a CDS encoding sigma-70 family RNA polymerase sigma factor, which yields MELEEAPKQHYSEEEKQNIFNNEFMPHIHSMYNFGYRLTLDQDDSKDLVQDTYLKAYRFIESFQKGTNAKAWLFRILKNSFINDYRKKSKEPSKVDYQEVETYYNSEEVDRQITPDLRVEALKDMIGDEISNALNALDVDFRTVIILCDLEGFKYDEMAKILDIPIGTVRSRLHRARNLLKEKLSEYAKQMGYKTT from the coding sequence ATGGAACTAGAAGAGGCCCCGAAACAGCATTACTCAGAGGAGGAGAAACAAAACATCTTCAACAATGAGTTTATGCCCCATATACATTCAATGTACAACTTTGGTTACCGGCTCACGCTGGACCAGGACGATTCGAAAGACCTGGTGCAGGACACGTACCTGAAGGCCTATCGATTCATTGAATCTTTTCAGAAAGGAACTAACGCGAAGGCATGGCTGTTTCGAATTTTAAAAAACAGCTTCATTAATGACTACCGGAAGAAGAGTAAGGAGCCTTCGAAGGTAGACTACCAGGAGGTTGAGACGTATTATAACTCCGAAGAGGTTGACCGGCAAATAACGCCCGATCTGCGTGTGGAGGCGCTGAAAGATATGATCGGCGATGAGATATCAAATGCCCTCAACGCGCTCGACGTAGATTTCAGAACTGTGATCATATTATGTGATCTCGAAGGTTTTAAATATGATGAGATGGCCAAGATACTGGACATCCCCATTGGAACCGTTCGAAGCCGGTTACACCGGGCAAGAAACTTACTGAAAGAAAAATTAAGCGAGTACGCGAAACAAATGGGTTATAAAACTACCTGA
- a CDS encoding energy transducer TonB codes for MADLKNDIDKYLKGELSPAEMHALEKKALSDPFLADALEGASEIEPPEFEADLLDLQRALQQRIVRKEEKKVVSLWVWSARIAAGLAVVAVASVIIFQLSSRNKREDLSMIQDLDLDKKITPAPPKKEPAPTPAEEKPSQAQAPPSQENLTFSLSDENQKPSPIVLEAPASGDASGAEYRATETEEQAQVAKTESATQSAPATVPEEKADQFILKEQADDALVQSDVKRKRAQGERAAPSTLDGYVSSNKNQQADSTIALSKALQGRMAGVAVTESKVVTKPKVVTGRVTGEDGEGLPGVNVMIKGSSIGTVTDATGDYQITLQENDKLSFTYIGYTSQEVDTKKAKVDVQLDVDASQLSEVVVTGYQPAFDKDEERAEALELASPEGGRRAYKQYLEKNLLYPQQAIENKVEGRVTIQFTVESTGLLSDFSVVKGIGFGCDEEVMRLVRQGPKWFPTKRANEAVRDRVKVRMKFVLPKK; via the coding sequence ATGGCTGACCTGAAAAACGATATCGACAAATACCTGAAAGGCGAACTCAGCCCCGCAGAAATGCACGCGCTCGAAAAAAAGGCGCTGAGCGATCCTTTTTTGGCCGATGCCCTGGAAGGCGCCAGTGAAATCGAGCCTCCGGAATTCGAGGCCGATCTGCTTGATCTGCAGCGTGCACTCCAACAACGCATCGTCAGAAAAGAAGAAAAGAAAGTCGTTTCGCTTTGGGTATGGAGCGCGCGCATTGCCGCGGGGCTTGCCGTTGTGGCCGTGGCCTCCGTGATCATTTTTCAACTCTCCTCACGGAACAAAAGGGAAGATTTGTCGATGATCCAGGACCTGGACCTAGATAAAAAAATAACACCGGCTCCTCCAAAAAAAGAACCGGCTCCTACGCCGGCCGAGGAGAAACCTTCACAGGCGCAAGCTCCGCCATCTCAGGAAAATTTAACCTTTTCGCTATCCGACGAAAACCAGAAACCCTCACCGATAGTTTTGGAAGCCCCCGCATCCGGTGACGCCAGTGGAGCAGAGTACAGGGCCACTGAAACTGAGGAGCAGGCACAAGTGGCAAAAACCGAATCGGCAACACAAAGTGCGCCTGCCACAGTGCCCGAGGAAAAAGCAGATCAATTCATTCTCAAGGAACAAGCCGACGATGCCCTGGTGCAATCCGATGTCAAAAGAAAGAGAGCGCAAGGTGAGCGGGCCGCCCCCTCTACATTGGATGGATACGTTTCGTCCAATAAAAACCAACAAGCCGACTCAACGATCGCTCTATCCAAAGCCTTGCAGGGCCGTATGGCTGGCGTGGCTGTGACGGAATCAAAAGTAGTGACCAAACCAAAAGTAGTGACCGGGCGCGTGACCGGCGAAGACGGTGAGGGATTGCCCGGTGTGAACGTAATGATCAAAGGCTCCAGCATCGGTACCGTTACCGACGCCACGGGTGATTACCAGATCACGCTCCAGGAAAACGACAAACTCTCATTCACCTACATTGGCTACACCAGCCAGGAGGTCGACACTAAAAAAGCCAAAGTAGACGTACAATTGGATGTGGACGCATCCCAACTCAGCGAGGTGGTGGTGACCGGTTATCAACCGGCCTTCGACAAAGACGAGGAACGCGCCGAAGCCCTGGAACTCGCGAGCCCCGAAGGGGGACGCCGCGCCTATAAACAATACCTTGAAAAAAATCTGCTCTACCCGCAGCAAGCCATTGAAAATAAAGTGGAAGGACGGGTGACCATTCAATTTACGGTCGAATCAACCGGACTGCTTTCGGACTTCTCCGTAGTAAAAGGAATCGGCTTTGGATGCGACGAGGAAGTGATGCGCCTGGTGCGTCAAGGCCCCAAATGGTTTCCTACCAAACGTGCCAACGAGGCCGTGCGCGACCGGGTGAAAGTGAGAATGAAATTTGTGTTACCCAAAAAATAA
- a CDS encoding vWA domain-containing protein, protein MKKSIWMLVALFVVSAGFMAPPQTRTITGKVTAATGGSPIMGATVILKGSASGTTTNVEGKYSIVVPVNGGTLVVSFLGYKAKEVKIGSENILDIKLDEDITKLQELVVKEDEKALPSVHVEQVLQGRAAGVQIRGTRSMHRNKSEVAPSMGYVAADYEEQQSQWNTEEYDAINENIFHDALKNPLSTFSIDVDAASYNNVRRFINNGQRPPKDAVRIEEMINYFDYDYDQPKGDDPFAVITEISTAPWNAKHKLVHVGLQGKKIPTDNLPPSNLVFLIDVSGSMDEPNKLPLLKTSFKMLVEQLREQDHVAIVVYAGAAGLVLEPTSGADKKTIIAALDNLQAGGSTAGGAGIQLAYATAKKHFKAGGNNRVILATDGDFNIGESSNASMERLIEEKRKDGVFLTVLGFGMGNYKDSKMEILSDKGNGNYAYIDNITEARKVLVNEFGGTLFAIAKDVKLQLEFNPAKVKAYRLIGYENRMLKSEDFNNDKKDAGELGSGHTVTALYEIIPVGVESEFYKIDDLKYQTAQVNKSANTSKELLTIKLRYKKPDEDVSKLIVHPLVDDNTPLAKTTDNFRWSASVASFGMLLRESEYVNHFTYDQVVQMAQGARGEDKEGYRIEFINMVKAFGSTASSGRH, encoded by the coding sequence ATGAAAAAGTCAATCTGGATGCTCGTCGCGCTGTTCGTGGTCTCGGCCGGCTTTATGGCCCCACCCCAAACCCGCACCATTACTGGTAAGGTCACGGCCGCCACCGGGGGAAGTCCCATCATGGGCGCCACGGTTATATTGAAAGGCTCGGCCAGCGGAACCACGACTAATGTGGAAGGAAAGTATAGTATAGTGGTGCCGGTAAACGGCGGAACGTTGGTGGTTTCGTTTTTGGGCTACAAAGCTAAGGAGGTGAAGATTGGTTCGGAAAATATTCTAGACATTAAACTCGATGAGGATATTACCAAGTTACAGGAGCTCGTCGTGAAGGAAGACGAAAAGGCATTGCCGTCAGTTCATGTAGAGCAGGTGTTGCAAGGCCGGGCGGCGGGAGTACAGATCAGGGGCACGCGTTCGATGCATCGCAATAAGAGTGAAGTAGCGCCCTCGATGGGCTATGTAGCTGCAGACTATGAAGAGCAACAATCCCAATGGAACACCGAAGAATACGACGCCATAAACGAAAATATTTTTCACGACGCGTTAAAGAATCCACTGTCCACTTTTTCGATCGATGTGGATGCCGCTTCCTACAACAACGTGCGTCGCTTCATCAACAATGGCCAGCGCCCTCCGAAAGACGCTGTGCGCATCGAGGAGATGATCAATTATTTCGACTACGACTATGATCAGCCAAAAGGCGACGACCCCTTTGCCGTGATCACCGAAATATCGACCGCACCCTGGAATGCCAAACACAAACTGGTGCACGTCGGATTGCAGGGAAAGAAAATCCCGACCGACAATCTGCCGCCCTCCAACCTCGTGTTCCTCATCGATGTGTCGGGCTCCATGGACGAACCCAACAAGCTTCCGTTGCTGAAAACATCATTCAAAATGTTGGTGGAACAATTACGCGAACAAGATCACGTGGCCATCGTGGTATATGCTGGCGCAGCGGGATTGGTATTGGAACCCACCTCGGGCGCAGATAAGAAAACGATCATCGCAGCCCTCGACAATCTCCAGGCTGGCGGCTCGACGGCTGGCGGTGCCGGCATCCAATTGGCCTATGCCACGGCCAAAAAACATTTCAAGGCCGGCGGCAACAACCGCGTGATCCTGGCTACCGACGGCGACTTCAACATCGGCGAATCCAGCAATGCGTCCATGGAACGTTTGATCGAAGAGAAAAGAAAAGACGGCGTGTTCCTCACCGTGCTGGGCTTTGGCATGGGCAACTACAAAGATTCCAAAATGGAGATCCTGTCCGACAAAGGCAATGGCAACTATGCTTACATCGACAACATCACCGAAGCGCGCAAGGTGCTGGTGAATGAATTTGGCGGCACGTTGTTTGCCATCGCTAAAGATGTGAAGCTTCAACTCGAGTTCAACCCTGCAAAAGTGAAAGCCTACCGTCTTATCGGCTATGAGAACCGCATGCTGAAAAGCGAAGACTTCAACAACGATAAAAAAGATGCCGGCGAATTGGGCTCAGGCCATACGGTCACTGCTCTTTATGAGATCATCCCCGTGGGCGTGGAGAGCGAGTTCTACAAAATAGACGATCTGAAATACCAAACTGCGCAGGTAAACAAGTCGGCCAACACTTCCAAAGAATTGCTGACCATCAAACTTCGCTATAAAAAACCTGACGAAGACGTGAGCAAGCTCATCGTACACCCCCTGGTGGACGACAACACGCCACTGGCAAAGACCACTGACAATTTCCGCTGGTCGGCTTCGGTGGCTTCCTTCGGCATGCTGCTGCGCGAATCGGAATATGTCAATCATTTCACATACGACCAAGTGGTACAAATGGCACAGGGTGCCAGGGGCGAGGATAAGGAAGGGTACCGTATCGAGTTTATCAACATGGTGAAAGCCTTCGGATCAACGGCAAGCTCTGGCCGGCATTAG
- the gmk gene encoding guanylate kinase, which translates to MAGKALIFSAPSGSGKTTIVKHLLESNPTLGFSISASTRDKRGRTESHGKDYYFLTPEEFKHKIDADEFIEWEEVYAGNFYGTLKSEIDRIWAAGKDVIFDVDVKGGLNLKKYFGDKALAIFVKVPSIEVLKARLNDRGTESEESLSRRLFKANFEMSFQDQFDVVLVNEHLNTSLAEAQRLYDNFR; encoded by the coding sequence ATGGCAGGCAAAGCACTCATTTTTTCAGCGCCCTCCGGTTCCGGAAAAACGACAATCGTCAAACATCTTCTTGAAAGCAACCCCACCCTCGGGTTCTCCATCTCCGCGTCCACACGCGACAAACGGGGACGGACCGAATCGCACGGAAAAGATTATTATTTTCTCACGCCCGAAGAATTCAAACACAAGATCGACGCCGATGAATTTATCGAGTGGGAAGAAGTCTACGCCGGCAATTTCTATGGCACCCTCAAGTCCGAGATCGACCGCATCTGGGCCGCGGGCAAAGACGTGATCTTCGACGTGGACGTGAAAGGCGGATTGAATCTCAAAAAATATTTCGGCGACAAAGCGCTCGCCATCTTTGTTAAAGTGCCATCCATCGAAGTGCTCAAGGCCCGCTTGAACGATCGCGGCACCGAAAGCGAAGAAAGCCTCTCACGCCGGCTCTTCAAAGCCAACTTCGAAATGTCGTTTCAGGATCAGTTCGATGTCGTGCTCGTCAACGAGCATCTGAATACATCCCTGGCCGAAGCCCAGCGACTGTACGACAACTTCCGCTAG